A window of Esox lucius isolate fEsoLuc1 chromosome 18, fEsoLuc1.pri, whole genome shotgun sequence contains these coding sequences:
- the tdrd6 gene encoding tudor domain-containing protein 6 isoform X4 — MDKMCSIPGLPTPGSNISVFITRVNLDPQCELVELWGRFAQDRKVEYQHLRKEIQFPRETFRELEGDPGDMCLVQVYETWYRARIVSKRGSSYTVFLIDEGRMLGATSSVLAWGQKEFFHLPPELEFCVLSNVLPLSTENRWSPMALEFLKSLCGKTVDAFVQDVLVPHRTFLLDIPFITRQMHEMGFAKKLNTEKFKFHVLHTLQRGASNSTESLQTTSIRNVHEQIEKQQHYLYPELQTETVETVIVTEVTNPLRIFCQLKVFSQELKKLTEQITQHYEGRLAACIARPQTLGSPCASRGSDGRWYRSVLQQVFPAKNVVEVLHVDYGKKQFVQVENIRPLATDFFRMPVVTYVCSLHGILDKGVGWTAAQIEYLKSLLLNRTVIAKFEYQSLSEGVHYVTLYGDENTNINNLFGKKEKCLLDSASASNPDGKVNQKTAPPCSGDPKKVQTKYPAEDLLVNSSHVAVVQHVENPSEFWIQTNTYADEFDEMMNDLADLYSNSVGAGVVECPQVGLYCAGRSQDNSFYRATVSEINGNKVKVFFVDYGNTEIIDRFNLRVLPDEFKVLPGLACKCRLAGIEPKDGTWSRNATDFFIKTIADKILDLHVTARSHGSYIVQLTDLSAQGERDAGKLLCSAGFAEKFDSSIPPRKAFTGPVIAPTTQNPHAISYVFRSSGSPQDLSTSNCTVKESRTPFKEYLFPIGSSFEVTVSYIESPNDFWCQLAQNSNHLKWLMQDIQKHYAVTQFGQPLEAACVARHPDNGMWYRALVIQKHATMHVDVLFIDYGQTKRVSVRDLRAIDPKFLQLKGQAFRCSLYNLIHPASHTTEWTEEAVAQFQNFVDNATTEHGMLKCTIYAVMYDAQKVVFNVVDLQTPFQSVCGLMVHKGFANRAPAKNAPSSLFRLETYYYSTHNIKTGSEEEVIVTSVNSVNHFYCQLKRNSDTIKGLSESVNTLCHQLEMTNCPQTFGTVCFAKYMDGEWYRAQIKCTNPTILVHFVDYGDTLEVQKSDLLPIPIEASEIMSVPVQAVQCGLSDIPGEVPSVVNSWFETSMTDRNFRALVVAKEPGGKLLVELYDDKMQVNAKIKEKFNLEMHSKEQVIIQSCRPQALEPKPRFTPKKVLRTDEDSLKCEKLPRVHNRIPYETQAALRRPNEKVNLKSVETTNQGELNVQTETKYSHDANSSPSENRKKIVVPKANANCLPKLIDLPSKSVKPGLVADVFISHCNSPQSFFVQLIEEEAEIFSLVEKLNDGQSTAASIQTKDLCQGDLVNAVFPEDYSWYRAVVREILENQMALVEFVDFGNTATVSVSEMCRLDKNFLEIPRFSIHCCLCGVLTVESKLKLDPKVVSNFKESVGIIGSKRLGCMFVKQSGSVWEVSLVDGDKAITCNFSPSVPTDTLDLLPENTDQEAEECNQKSTLTNLPPKCNLLVNVMTACYSEPEISEGQSLEVYASTINGPESFWCQSADSDKLDKITEVVVEAEKAVASTFIDTETLCTGSPCIAQFEDDEQWYRAKVLRKDGDTLYILFVDYGNESAVNMKDVRPVPALLIDIPPQAFWCQLEGFDLSQGSWDDTASDQLSQLIMDKLLHLTVLRVSSQEEVGITCFVKVKCEEEVINYTMKQYWKSSIGNRDKTSEDKLNPTEEALSYDMSSLADELQLVEKKAAVLDSPLKKQNENFKDHDTDDPQACNETHEEVVDGDSFYEQQVSVITQVTDNVEEDVDLINFQEKYCLDYGNTASVVNELVEEKQSKTTEIHEQKTVTRSTNSAVKAPKEGIETMSTIICEGPSDAGLECVSDSGDSSEIRVATSQMYTDRSGSASVVKKSISLDDFESQLYIDEDFEISLSNIDESQDDIYEEVFKICAEPVVESEKSKKAVLEEIETKDKELFTLIEDFENIKEESGIQDEAEGHCAILPEPVLEFSKLYSVEQTFPLGSSCFVWSSAKKSWCNAKIVKIFEDSIKVLLLDDDTEMVVDPHSIFQLPTEPEQIGDVDVSSWNPGSERDKHVSDPIETDGCEDAITGDHHSNAFSEGLLVEVDHEIIDSCKTFVAMSTKPEKIHQLENSHPVCAPLEEFSDVPKKQLIDIGQANDAVLSVSTQEKDDVMLEEDMSCHGDLTSDLIKDCTVVSTDHRAESEKNIFAEVVSSAPPQEKEDPGESTCPNKDCLEVVMSHVMHLTLRVEEKSDDDIIFVSETLSTQELQ; from the exons ATGGACAAAATGTGTTCGATACCTGGGCTCCCAACACCAGgttcaaacatttcagttttcatAACAAGGGTGAACTTGGATCCCCAATGTGAACTTGTGGAGCTATGGGGCAGATTTGCTCAAGATAGGAAAGTTGAGTATCAACACCTCCGAAAAGAAATTCAGTTTCCCAGAGAAACATTTCGTGAGTTAGAGGGAGATCCTGGAGACATGTGCTTGGTTCAGGTATATGAAACTTGGTATAGGGCACGCATTGTCTCAAAACGTGGCTCAAGTTACACTGTGTTCCTCATTGATGAAGGAAGAATGCTTGGTGCCACCTCTAGTGTACTGGCTTGGGGTCAGAAAGAGTTTTTCCACTTACCCCCTGAGCTGGAATTCTGTGTTCTCTCCAATGTGTTGCCACTATCAACTGAGAACAGGTGGTCTCCAATGGCCTTGGAATTTCTGAAATCCCTTTGTGGAAAGACAGTTGACGCTTTTGTTCAGGATGTCTTGGTGCCCCATAGAACATTCCTCCTGGATATTCCATTCATAACTAGACAGATGCACGAAATGGGGTTTGCCAAGAAATTAAATACAGAAAAGTTCAAGTTCCATGTTTTACACACATTGCAGAGGGGGGCATCCAACTCAACAGAATCTCTGCAGACAACCTCCATTAGAAATGTGCATGAGCAAATCGAGAAGCAGCAGCACTACTTGTATCCGGAGCTGCAAACGGAAACCGTTGAAACAGTCATTGTCACAGAGGTAACCAACCCACTGCGTATTTTTTGTCAGTTGAAGGTGTTTTCTCAAGAGTTAAAGAAACTAACAGAACAAATTACGCAACACTACGAAGGTCGACTTGCAGCATGCATCGCCAGGCCCCAAACTTTGGGTTCCCCATGTGCCTCAAGAGGAAGTGATGGAAGGTGGTATCGATCCGTTTTACAGCAGGTCTTTCCAGCCAAGAATGTGGTTGAAGTGCTGCATGTCGATTATGGAAAGAAACAATTTGTTCAAGTGGAAAACATCCGACCGCTAGCCACAGACTTCTTCAGGATGCCTGTCGTCACTTATGTCTGTTCTCTACATGGCATCCTCGATAAAGGAGTTGGATGGACTGCTGCCCAGATTGAATATCTGAAATCCCTCCTGCTGAACAGGACTGTGATCGCTAAGTTTGAATACCAGAGTCTGTCAGAGGGAGTCCACTATGTAACACTCTACGGGGATGAAAATACCAACATCAACAACCTGTTTGGCAAGAAGGAAAAATGTTTGTTGGACTCTGCAAGTGCTTCAAATCCAGATGGAAAAGTAAATCAGAAGACTGCACCACCTTGCTCTGGTGATCCCAAAAAAGTTCAGACAAAGTATCCGGCCGAAGATCTCCTTGTCAATTCTTCACATGTGGCAGTTGTACAGCATGTAGAAAATCCTTCAGAATTTTGGATTCAGACAAATACGTATGCAGACGAGTTTGATGAAATGATGAATGATCTTGCTGATTTGTACAGTAACTCAGTCGGCGCAGGAGTTGTTGAATGCCCACAAGTTGGCCTTTATTGTGCAGGCAGATCACAGGACAACTCTTTTTACCGGGCAACTGTGTCCGAAATCAATGGGAACAAGgtcaaagtattttttgttgACTATGGGAACACTGAAATAATTGACAGGTTCAACCTTAGAGTACTTCCTGACGAGTTTAAAGTGTTACCAGGACTTGCGTGTAAGTGTAGACTGGCTGGTATAGAACCAAAAGATGGTACATGGAGTCGAAATGCTACAGACTTCTTCATAAAAACAATTGCAGACAAGATCCTGGACTTGCATGTAACTGCCAGGTCTCACGGTAGTTATATTGTTCAACTGACAGACTTGTCTgcacaaggagagagagatgccgGTAAGCTGCTTTGCAGTGCTGGCTTTGCAGAGAAGTTTGATTCAAGTATCCCACCTCGCAAGGCTTTTACAGGGCCTGTCATTGCACCCACAACACAGAACCCACATGCCATTTCTTATGTGTTCAGGTCAAGTGGCAGCCCTCAAGATTTGTCTACCAGTAATTGTACTGTGAAAGAATCCAGAACTCCCTTCAAGGAATACTTGTTTCCCATAGGAAGTTCATTTGAAGTCACTGTGTCTTACATTGAGAGTCCAAATGACTTTTGGTGCCAACTAGCACAAAATTCTAATCATCTTAAATGGCTCATGCAAGACATACAAAAGCACTATGCTGTCACCCAGTTTGGGCAACCTTTGGAAGCAGCTTGTGTTGCTCGCCACCCAGACAATGGAATGTGGTACAGAGCCCTAGTCATTCAGAAGCATGCAACAATGCATGTTGATGTGCTGTTCATAGACTATGGTCAGACAAAGAGAGTCTCCGTGCGTGACTTGCGCGCCATAGATCCAAAGTTCCTCCAACTAAAAGGTCAAGCTTTTCGTTGCAGTTTGTACAACCTTATCCACCCTGCTTCCCACACAACTGAGTGGACTGAAGAGGCAGTTGCACAATTCCAGAACTTTGTGGACAACGCCACAACCGAACATGGGATGTTAAAGTGCACAATATATGCCGTTATGTACGATGCACAGAAAGTAGTATTCAACGTGGTGGATCTGCAGACACCCTTCCAGAGTGTCTGCGGCTTGATGGTTCATAAAGGCTTTGCAAACCGTGCACCTGCAAAGAACGCCCCTTCCTCCCTTTTCCGATTGGAAACCTACTACTACTCCACTCACAACATCAAAACCGGAAGTGAAGAAGAGGTAATTGTGACAAGTGTAAATAGTGTCAATCACTTTTACTGCCAATTGAAAAGGAATTCAGATACAATTAAAGGACTTTCAGAGAGTGTGAATACATTGTGTCACCAGCTGGAGATGACCAACTGCCCCCAAACTTTTGGAACAGTGTGCTTTGCAAAATACATGGACGGAGAGTGGTACAGAGCACAGATCAAGTGTACAAATCCAACAATCCTGGTTCACTTTGTGGATTATGGCGACACATTGGAAGTCCAAAAATCTGATCTGCTTCCCATTCCTATTGAGGCCAGTGAGATCATGTCTGTGCCTGTGCAAGCTGTCCAGTGTGGGCTTTCTGACATCCCAGGAGAGGTTCCAAGTGTGGTGAACAGCTGGTTTGAGACCAGTATGACTGATCGGAACTTCAGGGCTCTTGTGGTGGCAAAAGAGCCTGGGGGCAAGTTGCTGGTGGAGCTATACGATGACAAAATGCAAGTGAATGCCAAGATAAAGGAAAAATTCAACCTTGAGATGCACAGTAAAGAGCAGGTGATAATCCAGAGCTGCAGACCACAAGCTCTCGAGCCCAAACCTCGATTTACACCCAAAAAAGTGCTACGAACAGATGAAGATTCCCTTAAGTGTGAGAAACTCCCGCGAGTACACAACAGGATACCATATGAAACTCAGGCAGCTTTGAGGAGACCCAATGAAAAAGTTAATTTAAAATCCGTAGAGACCACAAATCAAGGGGAACTGAATgttcaaacagaaacaaaatactcACATGATGCAAATTCATCTCCCAGTGAAAATCGAAAGAAGATTGTTGTTCCCAAAGcaaatgcaaattgtcttccaAAACTCATTGACCTGCCTTCAAAATCTGTAAAACCAGGATTGGTAGCAGATGTATTCATTTCTCATTGTAATAGCCCACAAAGTTTCTTTGTACAGTTGATCGAAGAGGAAGCTGAAATATTTTCCCTTGTGGAAAAACTTAATGATGGGCAGTCAACTGCTGCATCCATTCAAACCAAGGACTTGTGTCAAGGTGACTTGGTCAATGCAGTATTTCCTGAGGATTACTCATGGTACCGTGCAGTAGTTAGAGAAATACTGGAAAACCAAATGGCTCTTGTTGAGTTTGTAGACTTTGGAAATACAGCAACAGTCTCTGTCTCTGAGATGTGTAGACTCGACAAAAACTTCCTTGAAATCCCCAGGTTCAGCATTCATTGTTGTTTATGTGGAGTGCTAACTGTTGAAAGTAAATTAAAACTAGATCCAAAAGTTGTGTCAAACTTCAAAGAGAGTGTTGGTATAATTGGCAGCAAACGGTTAGGATGCATGTTTGTAAAACAGTCTGGATCTGTTTGGGAGGTTAGCCTTGTGGATGGTGACAAAGCAATCACATGCAATTTTTCTCCCAGCGTCCCAACAGACACCCTAGACCTGTTGCCAGAAAACACAGACCAAGAGGCAGAAGAGTGCAATCAAAAATCCACTTTAACAAATTTGCCGCCCAAGTGCAACCTTTTGGTCAATGTCATGACTGCCTGTTACAGTGAGCCGGAAATTTCCGAAGGACAGTCCTTAGAAGTATATGCCTCTACTATAAATGGGCCTGAGTCATTTTGGTGTCAATCTGCTGACTCAGACAAACTTGATAAGATCACTGAAGTTGTTGTAGAAGCTGAGAAAGCTGTGGCATCTACGTTTATTGACACCGAAACGTTGTGCACTGGAAGTCCATGCATTGCTCAATTTGAGGACGATGAACAGTGGTACCGTGCTAAAGTCCTCAGGAAAGATGGAGATACCTTATACATTCTTTTTGTGGACTATGGAAATGAGTCTGCAGTTAATATGAAAGACGTGAGGCCAGTACCAGCTCTGCTCATTGACATTCCTCCACAGGCTTTCTGGTGTCAGCTAGAAGGATTTGATTTGTCACAGGGCTCCTGGGATGACACTGCTTCTGACCAGTTATCACAACTCATAATGGACAAGCTACTGCACTTGACTGTTCTAAGAGTTTCCAGTCAAGAGGAAGTTGGGATTACATGTTTTGTCAAAGTAAAATGTGAGGAAGAAGTGATAAATTACACTATGAAACAGTACTGGAAGAGCTCTATTGGCAACCGAGACAAAACGTCAGAAGACAAATTAAATCCCACAGAAGAGGCATTGTCATATGACATGTCCTCATTGGCAGATGAATTGCAGTTAGTCGAGAAAAAGGCAGCAGTGCTTGACTCGCCTCTCAAAAAGCAAAATGAAAACTTCAAAGACCATGACACAGATGATCCTCAAGCCTGTAATGAAACTCATGAGGAGGTTGTTGACGGGGACAGTTTCTATGAGCAACAGGTCTCCGTAATCACCCAAGTAACAGATAATGTTGAGGAGGATGTGGATCTGATAAATTTCCAAGAGAAATACTGTTTGGATTATGGTAACACCGCATCAGTTGTTAATGAATTAgtggaagaaaaacagtccAAGACAACTGAGATCCATGAACAGAAGACTGTCACACGGAGTACAAATTCAGCTGTAAAGGCACCCAAAGAAGGCATAGAGACCATGTCCACCATTATCTGTGAAGGACCCAGTGATGCAGGACTTGAATGTGTGTCAGATAGTGGAGATTCAAGTGAGATTCGAGTGGCAACCTCCCAAATGTACACTGATAGAAGTGGGAGTGCATCAGTTGTGAAAAAGTCAATCAGTCTAGATGACTTTGAATCACAACTGTACATTGATGAGGACTTTGAGATTTCACTTTCAAACATTGATGAAAGTCAAGACGACATCTATGAGGAAGTCTTCAAAATATGTGCTGAACCTGTAGTAGAGAGTGAAAAGTCAAAAAAGGCTGTTCTGGAGGAGATAGAGACCAAAGATAAAGAACTGTTCACCTTGATTGAAGATTTTGAGAATATAAAAGAGGAATCTGGAATCCAAGATGAAGCTGAAGGCCACTGCGCTATTTTACCAGAACCTG TTTTAGAGTTCAGTAAACTCTACAGTGTTGAGCAGACTTTTCCACTTGGTTCATCCTGTTTTGTTTGGTCTTCTGCTAAGAAGAGTTGGTGTAATGCTAAAATTGTGAAGATATTTGAGGACTCAATTAAG GTTCTTCTTTTGGACGATGATACTGAAATGGTAGTGGACCCACACAGTATATTTCAGCTGCCTACAGAACCAGAACAG ATTGGAGATGTCGATGTATCATCATGGAATCCTGGGTCAGAGCGTGATAAGCATGTTTCAG ATCCCATAGAAACAGATGGCTGTGAAGATGCTATTACTGGAGATCACCACAGTAATGCATTCTCAGAG GGTCTTCTGGTGGAAGTGGATCATGAGATCATAGATTCATGCAAAACCTTTGTTGCGATGTCCACAAAACCAGAGAAG ATACATCAGCTGGAAAACAGTCATCCTGTATGTGCACCATTGGAAGAATTTAGTG ATGTGCCTAAAAAGCAGCTAATTGACATTGGTCAAGCGAATGATGCAGTGTTAAGTGTGTCCACACAGGAAAAG GATGATGTTATGCTTGAGGAAGATATGTCATGTCATGGGGATTTGACTTCAGATCTCATTAAAGATTGCACAG TTGTATCTACAGATCACAGAGCTGAGAGtgagaaaaacatatttgcagAGGTGGTATCAAGTGCTCCCCCACAGGAAAAG GAGGATCCAGGGGAATCAACATGTCCTAATAAAGACTGTTTAG AAGTAGTGATGTCACATGTGATGCATCTCACCCTGAGAGTGGAGGAGAAATCCGACGATGACATCATCTTTGTGTCAGAGACTCTGTCCACCCAGGAACTTCAGTAA